The Panicum virgatum strain AP13 chromosome 5K, P.virgatum_v5, whole genome shotgun sequence genome has a window encoding:
- the LOC120708701 gene encoding uncharacterized protein LOC120708701 isoform X8: MVSFRNLLNNEPRLESGKMKGSSQARKLQMNHAEVSGLLSVGMHETDVGGESYAVEYPKMDQDTSHETTKFDVVMATSALYTDNINTNACLDEHQMSGIQPMEEIKFGNAQPFELLSKGTAADSEEESMPSSPDTSSTGYMEQNLQHMYDALVDKVQPVVLSPAFITCDKTLHLEPHLTFSFDGIKIEYLDLNSFEDKKMIALQWEISNIISISCKWAQNVGSALITLLAGPKAETGNAGPVRVQFCLLDSQWPRRQQKIWELGPRYQEIWKEIPSDEFTSEDWSIEPSLFFPRQYFSSTDDFEDIIYPQGDPDAVSISKRDVELLLPETFVNDTIIDFYIKYLTTRIESTEKRRFHFFNSFFFRKLADLDKDQGRAPEGRAAFLRVRKWTRKINVFEKDFLFIPVNFNLHWSLIVICYPGEVATFKDGDTKLSAKVPCILHMDSLKGSHTGLKDIIQSYLWEEWKERHPESASDNSDKFLNLRFVSLELPQQDNSFDCGLFLLHYVELFLMDAPRNFNPLKIDVFSGFLSGDWFAPAEASLKRSVVRKLIHEVLTGSFQNHPKLACSGEQLDERHQRCSNAEQESANEFLAQRCTAGDPETVCTVHDGTHEIQPSKSICLNDSEEKGLPVSGCLLDTGKVSIVDAQNLQVYAPDMENVCLSSQAEKNEPVIAESNNQLNMRSCAPGQDEVLKGSNCVVTDKEHGESLFASLDDNQEVSSRTEVEMQDIMVSTSCSISEITAQVIACQEHSFQRSADIGDECFRPSQDVASVMTLDSITVDDGPNSERNAAEGDRGDHHEYTDSVTVGDDKDVADTKCEDNLVDPIIGESAIIENVKENNTTDPVTVENAIIENVKDISTTADDVNHGELYVSSQLPEGNIDSGVTVSGSESKFGSPDNGMAGASTVPSDLKEQTIEKVVAGDFTHESNINAKNRSELEVGNTGYSMTGVNTVSSVMNEGNTDRIISGGCTNATDVNADGEGSGNYKYSAMDSAVPCEDETTCTDGVIPSMDVPCRTMNETVLEDKPSDAKRPLPDGPCELVDRPCMPKNETSENTSLDGKRSAPDGTCEENPGDKCIQNDDGQSTDAKIERHYKRRKVRALEKQQSFSGASSLD; this comes from the exons ATGGTCAGTTTCAGAAATCTATTAAACAATGAACCCAGGTTAGAGTCAGGTAAAATGAAAGGTTCAAGCCAG GCCAGAAAGTTACAGATGAATCATGCTGAAGTCTCTGGTTTGTTAAGTGTTGGTATGCATGAAACAGATGTGGGTGGAGAATCATATGCAGTTGAATATCCTAAAATGGATCAGGATACTTCCCATGAAACAACCAAATTTGATGTAGTAATGGCAACTTCGGCATTGTATACTGATAATATCAATACCAATGCTTGCTTGGATGAACATCAAATGTCAGGAATTCAGCCTATGGAGGAAATTAAATTTGGCAATGCACAACCCTTTGAGCTTCTATCgaaa GGAACGGCAGCTGATTCTGAGGAAGAAAGCATGCCATCTAGCCCTGACACTTCGTCTACCG GTTACATGGAGCAAAATCTGCAACATATGTATGATGCGCTG GTTGACAAAGTACAACCAGTTGTGCTTAGTCCTGCCTTTATAACATGTGACAAAACTTTGCACCTTGAGCCTCACCTTACTTTCTCATTCGATGGGATCAAAATTGAGTATTTGGATTTAAATTCCTTTGAAGACAAGAAGATGATAGCTTTACAATGGGAAATCTCAAATATTATTTCCATCAGTTGTAAATGGGCTCAGAAT GTTGGATCTGCCTTGATAACACTCCTTGCTGGACCCAAAGCAGAAACTGGAAATGCAG GTCCTGTTAGAGTACAATTTTGTCTTCTTGATTCACAATGGCCAAGGAGACAACAGAAGATCTGGGAACTCGGACCAAGATATCAAGAAATATGGAAGGAAATCCCATC AGATGAGTTTACATCGGAGGATTGGAGCATTGAACCCAGTCTGTTTTTTCCTAGGCAATACTTTTCAAG CACTGACGACTTTGAAGATATAATCTATCCCCAAGGAGATCCTGATGCTGTTTCCATTAGCAAAAGGGATGTTGAGCTCCTTCTTCCTGAAACTTTTGTCAATGATACAATAATTGACTTTTATATCAA ATACTTGACCACAAGAATTGAATCTACCGAGAAGCGCAGGTTCCACTTCTTTAATAGCTTCTTTTTTCGCAAGCTGGCAGATCTTGACAAAGATCAGGGGAGAGCTCCAGAAGGTAGAGCAGCCTTCTTACGTGTTCGCAAATGGACCCGCAAAATAAATGTATTTGAGAAGGATTTTCTGTTCATTCCAGTCAACTTCAA CTTGCACTGGAGCTTAATTGTTATTTGCTATCCTGGAGAAGTGGCGACATTTAAAG ATGGAGATACGAAGCTCTCAGCTAAAGTTCCATGTATTTTACACATGGATTCACTTAAAGGAAGTCATACTGGACTCAAGGACATCATTCAAAG TTATTTATGGGAAGAGTGGAAAGAAAGGCACCCTGAATCAGCATCAGATAATTCGGACAAATTCTTGAACTTGAGATTTGTTTCCCTTGAG CTCCCTCAACAGGATAATTCATTTGATTGCGGCTTGTTCTTGCTCCATTatgtggaattatttttgatgGATGCTCCAAGGAACTTCAATCCACTGAAGATTGATGTATTTTCTGGCTTT CTTAGTGgtgattggtttgcacctgcTGAAGCTTCTCTCAAGCGATCGGTTGTCCGAAAGTTAATTCATGAGGTGCTGACAGGATCGTTTCAGAATCACCCTAAGCTAGCTTGCAGTGGCGAGCAGCTTGATGAAAGACATCAAAGATGCTCAAATGCTGAGCAGGAATCAGCTAATGAATTTCTTGCTCAGAGGTGCACTGCTGGTGACCCTGAAACAGTTTGCACAGTTCATGATGGCACTCATGAAATACAGCCATCCAAGTCCATCTGTTTAAATGATTCCGAAGAAAAggggttgcctgtttctggGTGCTTGTTGGACACTGGAAAGGTTTCAATTGTCGATGCACAGAATCTACAG GTTTATGCACCAGACATGGAAAATGTTTGCCTGTCAAGCCAAGCTGAGAAAAATGAGCCAGTTATTGCAGAATCTAACAATCAACTTAATATGAGATCATGTGCCCCAGGACAAGATGAAGTGCTCAAGGGATCAAATTGTGTGGTAACAGATAAGGAACATGGAGAATCTTTGTTTGCTTCTTTGGATGATAACCAAGAAGTTTCCAGTAGAACAGAAGTTGAGATGCAGGACATTATGGTTTCCACGAGCTGCTCAATTTCTGAAATTACTGCTCAGGTAATTGCCTGTCAAGAACATTCTTTCCAAAGAAGTGCAGACATTGGGGATGAGTGCTTTAGACCTTCTCAAGATGTGGCTTCTGTCATGACTCTCGACTCCATCACAGTTGATGATGGACCAAATTCAGAAAGAAATGCAGCTGAAGGTGATCGTGGTGACCATCATGAATATACGGATTCAGTCACAGTCGGCGACGACAAAGATGTTGCTGATACGAAGTGTGAAGATAATCTTGTGGATCCTATAATAGGAGAAAGTGCTATCATCGAGAATGTGAAGGAAAACAACACAACTGATCCTGTAACAGTAGAAAATGCCATCATCGAAAATGTGAAGGATATTAGCACAACTGCCGACGATGTCAATCATGGTGAGCTGTATGTTTCATCTCAGTTGCCAGAAGGAAACATTGACAGTGGTGTGACTGTTAGTGGTTCTGAGTCGAAATTCGGAAGCCCCGATAATGGTATGGCTGGTGCTAGCACAGTTCCCTCTGACTTGAAAGAGCAAACTATTGAAAAAGTAGTGGCAGGCGACTTTACACATGAAAGTAACATAAATGCCAAGAATAGGTCCGAGTTGGAAGTGGGAAATACTGGATATAGTATGACTGGTGTTAATACAGTTTCCTCTGTCATGAATGAGGGAAACACTGACCGAATAATATCAGGTGGTTGTACAAATGCAACTGATGTAAATGCTGATGGTGAGGGTTCTGGCAATTACAAATACTCAGCAATGGACAGTGCAGTTCCTTGTGAAGATGAGACAACCTGCACTGATGGTGTGATTCCATCCATGGACGTGCCCTGCAGGACTATGAATGAAACAGTTTTGGAGGACAAACCTTCCGATGCTAAAAGGCCTCTGCCCGATGGCCCCTGTGAACTTGTTGATAGACCTTGCATGCCGAAGAATGAAACGTCAGAGAACACATCTCTTGATGGTAAGAGGTCTGCACCTGATGGCACCTGCGAAGAGAATCCTGGTGACAAGTGTATACAGAATGATGATGGTCAGAGCACTGATGCAAAAATAGAGAGGCATTACAAGCGACGGAAGGTTCGGGCCTTAGAGAAACAGCAAAGCTTCTCGGGTGCCTCATCGTTAGATTAG
- the LOC120708701 gene encoding uncharacterized protein LOC120708701 isoform X10, translated as MLARKLQMNHAEVSGLLSVGMHETDVGGESYAVEYPKMDQDTSHETTKFDVVMATSALYTDNINTNACLDEHQMSGIQPMEEIKFGNAQPFELLSKGTAADSEEESMPSSPDTSSTGYMEQNLQHMYDALVDKVQPVVLSPAFITCDKTLHLEPHLTFSFDGIKIEYLDLNSFEDKKMIALQWEISNIISISCKWAQNVGSALITLLAGPKAETGNAGPVRVQFCLLDSQWPRRQQKIWELGPRYQEIWKEIPSDEFTSEDWSIEPSLFFPRQYFSSTDDFEDIIYPQGDPDAVSISKRDVELLLPETFVNDTIIDFYIKYLTTRIESTEKRRFHFFNSFFFRKLADLDKDQGRAPEGRAAFLRVRKWTRKINVFEKDFLFIPVNFNLHWSLIVICYPGEVATFKDGDTKLSAKVPCILHMDSLKGSHTGLKDIIQSYLWEEWKERHPESASDNSDKFLNLRFVSLELPQQDNSFDCGLFLLHYVELFLMDAPRNFNPLKIDVFSGFLSGDWFAPAEASLKRSVVRKLIHEVLTGSFQNHPKLACSGEQLDERHQRCSNAEQESANEFLAQRCTAGDPETVCTVHDGTHEIQPSKSICLNDSEEKGLPVSGCLLDTGKVSIVDAQNLQVYAPDMENVCLSSQAEKNEPVIAESNNQLNMRSCAPGQDEVLKGSNCVVTDKEHGESLFASLDDNQEVSSRTEVEMQDIMVSTSCSISEITAQVIACQEHSFQRSADIGDECFRPSQDVASVMTLDSITVDDGPNSERNAAEGDRGDHHEYTDSVTVGDDKDVADTKCEDNLVDPIIGESAIIENVKENNTTDPVTVENAIIENVKDISTTADDVNHGELYVSSQLPEGNIDSGVTVSGSESKFGSPDNGMAGASTVPSDLKEQTIEKVVAGDFTHESNINAKNRSELEVGNTGYSMTGVNTVSSVMNEGNTDRIISGGCTNATDVNADGEGSGNYKYSAMDSAVPCEDETTCTDGVIPSMDVPCRTMNETVLEDKPSDAKRPLPDGPCELVDRPCMPKNETSENTSLDGKRSAPDGTCEENPGDKCIQNDDGQSTDAKIERHYKRRKVRALEKQQSFSGASSLD; from the exons ATGCTG GCCAGAAAGTTACAGATGAATCATGCTGAAGTCTCTGGTTTGTTAAGTGTTGGTATGCATGAAACAGATGTGGGTGGAGAATCATATGCAGTTGAATATCCTAAAATGGATCAGGATACTTCCCATGAAACAACCAAATTTGATGTAGTAATGGCAACTTCGGCATTGTATACTGATAATATCAATACCAATGCTTGCTTGGATGAACATCAAATGTCAGGAATTCAGCCTATGGAGGAAATTAAATTTGGCAATGCACAACCCTTTGAGCTTCTATCgaaa GGAACGGCAGCTGATTCTGAGGAAGAAAGCATGCCATCTAGCCCTGACACTTCGTCTACCG GTTACATGGAGCAAAATCTGCAACATATGTATGATGCGCTG GTTGACAAAGTACAACCAGTTGTGCTTAGTCCTGCCTTTATAACATGTGACAAAACTTTGCACCTTGAGCCTCACCTTACTTTCTCATTCGATGGGATCAAAATTGAGTATTTGGATTTAAATTCCTTTGAAGACAAGAAGATGATAGCTTTACAATGGGAAATCTCAAATATTATTTCCATCAGTTGTAAATGGGCTCAGAAT GTTGGATCTGCCTTGATAACACTCCTTGCTGGACCCAAAGCAGAAACTGGAAATGCAG GTCCTGTTAGAGTACAATTTTGTCTTCTTGATTCACAATGGCCAAGGAGACAACAGAAGATCTGGGAACTCGGACCAAGATATCAAGAAATATGGAAGGAAATCCCATC AGATGAGTTTACATCGGAGGATTGGAGCATTGAACCCAGTCTGTTTTTTCCTAGGCAATACTTTTCAAG CACTGACGACTTTGAAGATATAATCTATCCCCAAGGAGATCCTGATGCTGTTTCCATTAGCAAAAGGGATGTTGAGCTCCTTCTTCCTGAAACTTTTGTCAATGATACAATAATTGACTTTTATATCAA ATACTTGACCACAAGAATTGAATCTACCGAGAAGCGCAGGTTCCACTTCTTTAATAGCTTCTTTTTTCGCAAGCTGGCAGATCTTGACAAAGATCAGGGGAGAGCTCCAGAAGGTAGAGCAGCCTTCTTACGTGTTCGCAAATGGACCCGCAAAATAAATGTATTTGAGAAGGATTTTCTGTTCATTCCAGTCAACTTCAA CTTGCACTGGAGCTTAATTGTTATTTGCTATCCTGGAGAAGTGGCGACATTTAAAG ATGGAGATACGAAGCTCTCAGCTAAAGTTCCATGTATTTTACACATGGATTCACTTAAAGGAAGTCATACTGGACTCAAGGACATCATTCAAAG TTATTTATGGGAAGAGTGGAAAGAAAGGCACCCTGAATCAGCATCAGATAATTCGGACAAATTCTTGAACTTGAGATTTGTTTCCCTTGAG CTCCCTCAACAGGATAATTCATTTGATTGCGGCTTGTTCTTGCTCCATTatgtggaattatttttgatgGATGCTCCAAGGAACTTCAATCCACTGAAGATTGATGTATTTTCTGGCTTT CTTAGTGgtgattggtttgcacctgcTGAAGCTTCTCTCAAGCGATCGGTTGTCCGAAAGTTAATTCATGAGGTGCTGACAGGATCGTTTCAGAATCACCCTAAGCTAGCTTGCAGTGGCGAGCAGCTTGATGAAAGACATCAAAGATGCTCAAATGCTGAGCAGGAATCAGCTAATGAATTTCTTGCTCAGAGGTGCACTGCTGGTGACCCTGAAACAGTTTGCACAGTTCATGATGGCACTCATGAAATACAGCCATCCAAGTCCATCTGTTTAAATGATTCCGAAGAAAAggggttgcctgtttctggGTGCTTGTTGGACACTGGAAAGGTTTCAATTGTCGATGCACAGAATCTACAG GTTTATGCACCAGACATGGAAAATGTTTGCCTGTCAAGCCAAGCTGAGAAAAATGAGCCAGTTATTGCAGAATCTAACAATCAACTTAATATGAGATCATGTGCCCCAGGACAAGATGAAGTGCTCAAGGGATCAAATTGTGTGGTAACAGATAAGGAACATGGAGAATCTTTGTTTGCTTCTTTGGATGATAACCAAGAAGTTTCCAGTAGAACAGAAGTTGAGATGCAGGACATTATGGTTTCCACGAGCTGCTCAATTTCTGAAATTACTGCTCAGGTAATTGCCTGTCAAGAACATTCTTTCCAAAGAAGTGCAGACATTGGGGATGAGTGCTTTAGACCTTCTCAAGATGTGGCTTCTGTCATGACTCTCGACTCCATCACAGTTGATGATGGACCAAATTCAGAAAGAAATGCAGCTGAAGGTGATCGTGGTGACCATCATGAATATACGGATTCAGTCACAGTCGGCGACGACAAAGATGTTGCTGATACGAAGTGTGAAGATAATCTTGTGGATCCTATAATAGGAGAAAGTGCTATCATCGAGAATGTGAAGGAAAACAACACAACTGATCCTGTAACAGTAGAAAATGCCATCATCGAAAATGTGAAGGATATTAGCACAACTGCCGACGATGTCAATCATGGTGAGCTGTATGTTTCATCTCAGTTGCCAGAAGGAAACATTGACAGTGGTGTGACTGTTAGTGGTTCTGAGTCGAAATTCGGAAGCCCCGATAATGGTATGGCTGGTGCTAGCACAGTTCCCTCTGACTTGAAAGAGCAAACTATTGAAAAAGTAGTGGCAGGCGACTTTACACATGAAAGTAACATAAATGCCAAGAATAGGTCCGAGTTGGAAGTGGGAAATACTGGATATAGTATGACTGGTGTTAATACAGTTTCCTCTGTCATGAATGAGGGAAACACTGACCGAATAATATCAGGTGGTTGTACAAATGCAACTGATGTAAATGCTGATGGTGAGGGTTCTGGCAATTACAAATACTCAGCAATGGACAGTGCAGTTCCTTGTGAAGATGAGACAACCTGCACTGATGGTGTGATTCCATCCATGGACGTGCCCTGCAGGACTATGAATGAAACAGTTTTGGAGGACAAACCTTCCGATGCTAAAAGGCCTCTGCCCGATGGCCCCTGTGAACTTGTTGATAGACCTTGCATGCCGAAGAATGAAACGTCAGAGAACACATCTCTTGATGGTAAGAGGTCTGCACCTGATGGCACCTGCGAAGAGAATCCTGGTGACAAGTGTATACAGAATGATGATGGTCAGAGCACTGATGCAAAAATAGAGAGGCATTACAAGCGACGGAAGGTTCGGGCCTTAGAGAAACAGCAAAGCTTCTCGGGTGCCTCATCGTTAGATTAG